A region of Deltaproteobacteria bacterium DNA encodes the following proteins:
- a CDS encoding circadian clock KaiB family protein produces MNEFRLYIVGKNKENEKAVRDIKNFLEKKLKGQYSLEVLDMLENPPQALEDNIIITPTILRISPPPSTRVVGDMKAKEVIFKLLLD; encoded by the coding sequence ATGAATGAATTTAGACTCTACATTGTCGGCAAAAATAAAGAGAACGAAAAAGCTGTTCGCGATATCAAAAATTTTCTCGAGAAGAAGTTAAAGGGCCAATACTCTCTTGAGGTTCTTGACATGTTGGAAAACCCCCCGCAAGCTCTGGAGGACAATATTATAATTACACCGACTATCTTGCGGATCTCCCCTCCGCCATCAACAAGAGTCGTAGGAGATATGAAAGCCAAGGAAGTTATTTTCAAGCTTTTACTGGATTAA
- a CDS encoding response regulator: MSKRILVIDDDKFVRESFVFVLEDEGYSLDTADSGEKGVEKLSAQKYDLVFLDLKMPGMDGIETLGELRKIDKQVPVYIITAFHQEFLSQLKEAERDGLNFELVSKPLNNEKITLVIKIIFKEPQIL; the protein is encoded by the coding sequence ATGAGTAAGCGAATTCTCGTAATTGATGACGACAAATTCGTCAGGGAATCATTCGTATTCGTTCTGGAAGATGAAGGTTATTCCCTGGATACGGCGGACTCCGGAGAAAAAGGGGTTGAGAAGCTGTCGGCTCAGAAATATGACCTGGTGTTTCTCGACCTAAAAATGCCGGGCATGGATGGAATAGAAACACTCGGAGAGCTGAGAAAGATTGACAAGCAAGTTCCGGTCTACATAATCACCGCCTTTCATCAAGAGTTCCTCAGCCAGTTAAAAGAGGCGGAGAGAGATGGACTTAATTTTGAGCTTGTAAGTAAGCCTTTAAATAATGAAAAGATAACCCTCGTTATAAAAATCATTTTTAAGGAACCGCAAATCCTATGA